A single Methylosinus sp. H3A DNA region contains:
- a CDS encoding single-stranded DNA-binding protein, with translation MAPSQKNGVRQCSIWPVSTSSAASAISRRSRRTCGSRSPRTLPTKKDGEWVDEADWNEVVVFDKRTMQYVSEKVGKGDYVRVEGRLRQNSYDRASETVYTVELICDEFSRLPKSA, from the coding sequence ATGGCTCCTTCGCAGAAAAATGGAGTGAGACAATGTTCGATATGGCCCGTTTCCACATCATCGGCCGCGTCGGCAATATCAAGACGTTCGAGAAGAACATGCGGATCTCGATCGCCGCGAACGCTTCCTACAAAGAAGGACGGCGAGTGGGTCGACGAAGCCGACTGGAACGAGGTGGTCGTGTTCGACAAGCGCACGATGCAATATGTCTCCGAGAAAGTCGGAAAGGGCGACTACGTCCGCGTCGAAGGTCGGCTGCGCCAGAACAGCTACGATCGCGCCAGCGAGACCGTCTACACCGTGGAACTCATTTGCGACGAGTTCAGCCGCTTGCCGAAGAGCGCCTGA
- a CDS encoding virB8 family protein, translated as MKDDDDGPPRVKQRDDLRNYYGEGASWEEDRARWQRTSMSLAWIIATVMSVIALGSIAALASMVPLKTFEPYVIEVDRSSGFVEIKRPLADGALSQDEAITMFNVVRYVKARETYDPKALKSNFDLAQLLSTGDASRDLTEIFSPANPRNLVKLYGTSTDVSVEIKSVTFPNQKTALVRFSTDEHSSSNVVHRDWVSLVRFRYSGTPLSNGMRFDNPLGFQTTEYRRDQETVPAVGAAGGPKP; from the coding sequence ATGAAGGATGATGATGACGGTCCGCCGCGCGTGAAGCAACGCGACGATTTGAGAAACTACTATGGCGAGGGGGCGAGCTGGGAGGAGGATCGCGCGCGGTGGCAGAGAACGTCGATGTCGCTCGCCTGGATCATCGCCACGGTGATGAGCGTGATCGCGCTCGGCTCCATCGCGGCTCTGGCGTCGATGGTCCCGCTGAAGACGTTCGAGCCCTATGTCATCGAGGTCGACCGCTCTTCCGGTTTCGTCGAGATCAAGCGGCCCCTTGCCGATGGAGCTCTCTCGCAGGACGAAGCGATCACGATGTTCAACGTCGTGCGTTATGTGAAGGCGCGCGAAACATATGACCCCAAGGCGCTGAAGAGCAATTTCGATCTCGCGCAATTGCTCTCGACTGGAGATGCGTCACGAGACCTCACAGAAATTTTCAGCCCGGCGAACCCGCGAAATTTGGTGAAGCTCTACGGAACGTCGACGGACGTGTCGGTCGAGATAAAGTCCGTCACATTTCCGAATCAGAAGACTGCGCTGGTGCGTTTTTCGACCGATGAGCATTCGTCCTCGAATGTGGTGCATCGCGACTGGGTGTCGCTCGTGAGGTTTCGCTACTCCGGCACGCCGCTCTCGAACGGGATGCGCTTCGATAATCCCTTGGGCTTTCAGACGACGGAATATCGTCGCGATCAAGAGACCGTTCCTGCGGTCGGCGCCGCGGGGGGGCCGAAGCCATGA
- a CDS encoding relaxase/mobilization nuclease domain-containing protein yields the protein MEQNLRVYLVEEMNRLASRARTATATAKDRDREILERSAPRRPARAPSRSRPIREHSRASPADPNPLPHATDRALRGTTITGREDEEKRRSLPNAPHGGAAKAPRSSGAASSGRTEAFLGRGASLQSRAGALAGGYRPAVVKVVSYAHGASRASATANYVDREDVHLESHDGLELKGREAINAEIAAWSKDFEQRAESQDVSSVRLGVIGLHDTAVDREALGKAMAAAFKGHSYAYRIEKLPGGAIEGRAVVAFAGTLGMRTETDWRDGVPFAKTIEERERFTVTTRSIGDPENAFAERVFAPKSEARMKARIEEATGIGQHRLSIEPARRAMVNRASFTASPSSSIAGPPLPGRARPSPTLPQFRRSRAHGARISAPSNPATRCISSFRRRPEPTSTPSRSVRGFLHEQFSDHKFIFGVHTDKEHAGHVHAHAIVAVRNAEGVKIHPGPQDFRAWREVFAEHAQTQGLKIVATSAAERASSQSYGPKDKAIVDAAERPRPGREARDRAYARDPANQTLIENARRRIDRAHTNPIRLPAGEPQRMAVNEARSAWFDVAKANPTNTTAVDLLRRVNMSAAAGDILAKIAIRVESYHSQEGPMAGATSEQLSSDLTTLNDIVDRASQALDPSTRETFLERSGRYLETLATRVDFTRLAEQGAQAVSAQTVQAVAGVRGQQLVDRAQELARTESQEAQAAGRVADVTAAAERRDEANAGLDATSAKDLLDERRAAAITERDAAREQREAIAAREAARQIEQNPAQVISQSLAQDDQLAALRREQERLAEEMKVEERPQRQTHGQKMS from the coding sequence ATGGAGCAAAATCTCCGAGTCTATCTCGTCGAGGAAATGAACCGCCTCGCGTCGCGCGCGCGAACCGCGACAGCCACCGCGAAGGACCGAGATCGGGAGATTTTGGAACGATCCGCGCCGAGGCGACCTGCGCGAGCTCCAAGCCGCTCGCGCCCAATCCGGGAACATTCGCGCGCCTCGCCGGCGGACCCGAATCCCCTTCCCCACGCGACCGATCGCGCGCTTCGTGGAACCACGATCACCGGGCGCGAGGACGAAGAAAAGCGCCGCAGCCTGCCGAACGCGCCGCACGGCGGGGCCGCGAAAGCCCCTCGCTCGTCCGGCGCCGCATCCAGCGGGCGTACGGAAGCGTTTCTAGGGCGTGGGGCCTCTCTGCAATCGCGGGCCGGCGCGCTGGCGGGCGGCTATCGGCCCGCCGTCGTGAAGGTCGTATCTTACGCACATGGAGCCTCACGCGCTTCCGCGACCGCGAACTATGTCGATCGCGAGGACGTCCACCTCGAAAGCCATGACGGCCTGGAATTGAAAGGCCGCGAGGCCATCAATGCGGAGATCGCCGCATGGTCAAAGGACTTCGAGCAAAGGGCTGAAAGTCAGGACGTGAGTTCCGTGCGGCTGGGCGTCATAGGCCTGCACGATACCGCCGTCGATCGCGAAGCGCTCGGAAAGGCGATGGCGGCAGCTTTCAAAGGCCACAGCTACGCATATCGCATCGAAAAGCTACCCGGCGGCGCCATCGAAGGACGCGCCGTCGTCGCGTTCGCCGGCACGTTAGGGATGCGAACCGAGACCGACTGGCGAGACGGCGTGCCTTTCGCCAAGACGATCGAGGAGCGGGAACGGTTCACAGTGACCACCCGCTCGATCGGAGACCCCGAGAACGCCTTCGCCGAGCGAGTCTTTGCGCCGAAATCCGAGGCGCGGATGAAGGCCCGCATCGAGGAAGCGACCGGCATTGGCCAGCACCGCCTCAGCATCGAGCCCGCGCGCCGGGCAATGGTCAATCGAGCGTCGTTCACCGCCTCACCCAGCTCGTCGATCGCGGGCCCGCCACTTCCGGGTCGGGCGCGACCCTCTCCGACCCTTCCTCAATTCAGGCGGAGTCGCGCGCATGGCGCGCGGATCTCCGCTCCTTCAAACCCCGCGACACGATGCATCTCATCATTTCGTCGAAGGCCGGAACCGACGTCGACGCCTTCGAGATCCGTCCGCGGCTTCCTCCACGAGCAGTTCTCGGATCACAAATTCATCTTCGGCGTTCACACCGACAAGGAGCACGCCGGCCATGTCCACGCTCACGCGATCGTCGCGGTTCGGAACGCCGAGGGTGTGAAAATTCACCCCGGTCCGCAGGACTTTCGGGCATGGCGCGAGGTATTCGCGGAGCACGCGCAGACTCAAGGCCTGAAGATCGTCGCGACCTCGGCGGCCGAGCGCGCGTCGTCCCAAAGCTACGGTCCGAAGGACAAAGCAATCGTAGATGCGGCGGAGCGTCCCCGGCCCGGGCGTGAAGCGCGCGACCGCGCTTATGCGCGCGATCCGGCAAACCAAACTCTCATCGAAAACGCGCGGCGTCGTATCGATCGCGCGCACACGAACCCCATTCGATTACCAGCCGGCGAACCTCAACGCATGGCGGTCAATGAGGCTCGCAGCGCCTGGTTCGACGTCGCCAAGGCGAATCCGACGAACACGACCGCGGTCGACTTGCTCAGACGTGTCAATATGTCCGCTGCCGCGGGAGACATCCTTGCAAAAATCGCAATTCGTGTAGAATCATATCATTCACAGGAGGGACCAATGGCCGGCGCCACATCCGAACAATTGTCTTCCGACCTCACGACTTTGAATGACATCGTCGATAGGGCGTCTCAAGCCCTCGACCCGTCCACACGCGAGACCTTCCTCGAAAGGTCCGGGCGCTACCTCGAAACTCTCGCTACGCGAGTTGACTTCACACGGCTGGCCGAGCAAGGCGCTCAGGCCGTTTCGGCACAGACCGTGCAAGCGGTCGCCGGCGTCCGCGGCCAGCAGCTGGTCGATCGTGCGCAAGAACTCGCAAGGACCGAATCCCAAGAGGCGCAAGCGGCGGGACGCGTGGCGGATGTGACTGCCGCGGCCGAACGTAGAGACGAGGCCAACGCCGGGCTCGACGCGACGAGCGCGAAAGACTTGCTCGACGAACGCCGAGCGGCAGCCATCACCGAACGTGACGCCGCGCGAGAGCAGCGAGAAGCGATCGCTGCGCGTGAAGCGGCCCGACAGATCGAGCAGAACCCCGCTCAGGTAATCTCGCAAAGCCTCGCGCAGGATGACCAGCTCGCCGCGCTCCGTCGCGAGCAGGAGCGTCTTGCCGAAGAGATGAAAGTCGAAGAGCGCCCGCAGCGGCAAACCCATGGACAGAAAATGTCCTGA
- the virB9 gene encoding P-type conjugative transfer protein VirB9, translating to MRARRLTTIALLAWVEAGGVPTARAEQAPWSGRYDARVREISYRPDEVVAVNGSFGVSTMIVLAEDEKIESMALGDSIAWKVEPNKAQNILFVKPVEKDALSNLNVVTTKRIYSFILRSGFRQGKDQVFKIRFRFPDDEADAKLLAVAKERAAYPNTKNFKVANANSDYAYKGSSLSKPVAVFDDGVKTWFRFTADQETPAIFAVDRERKESVVNFHKEGAYLVVDKVNFQWTLRNGQEVTCVFNRRLFNTYEPTGLEPYAPQRAAASQ from the coding sequence ATGAGAGCACGTCGTTTGACGACAATTGCGCTACTCGCATGGGTCGAAGCGGGAGGCGTACCAACGGCGCGGGCCGAGCAGGCTCCCTGGTCGGGTCGGTACGACGCCCGGGTGAGGGAAATCAGCTACCGACCGGACGAGGTCGTCGCCGTGAACGGCTCCTTCGGAGTTTCGACGATGATCGTTCTCGCTGAGGATGAGAAGATCGAGTCGATGGCGCTCGGAGACTCGATCGCTTGGAAGGTCGAGCCGAACAAGGCGCAGAACATCCTGTTCGTGAAGCCCGTCGAGAAGGACGCGCTGTCCAATCTGAATGTCGTGACGACGAAGCGGATATACAGCTTCATTTTGCGATCCGGCTTTCGGCAAGGAAAGGACCAGGTCTTCAAGATTCGCTTTCGCTTTCCCGACGACGAGGCCGACGCGAAACTGCTGGCAGTGGCCAAAGAGCGTGCGGCCTATCCCAATACGAAGAATTTCAAGGTCGCGAATGCGAACAGCGATTACGCCTACAAGGGGTCGTCGCTTTCAAAGCCCGTTGCGGTGTTCGACGATGGGGTGAAGACGTGGTTCCGGTTTACGGCGGACCAAGAGACGCCCGCGATTTTCGCGGTGGATCGCGAGCGCAAAGAAAGCGTCGTCAATTTTCATAAAGAAGGCGCATATCTCGTTGTGGACAAGGTGAACTTCCAATGGACGTTGAGGAACGGACAGGAAGTGACCTGTGTCTTCAATCGACGCCTGTTCAATACTTATGAGCCGACTGGCCTCGAGCCGTACGCGCCGCAGCGCGCGGCGGCGAGCCAATGA
- the virB10 gene encoding type IV secretion system protein VirB10 → MPTPDEYRARELENAARSGVERSSSTTGNFVKVGVPVAAIAFVGWLVYSSQHQTTKSMTTPEKEDFATTKYPAPSIDLPATDLGKVSLPPPPPDPQTPPPPVAPPSALAPPPFPEPQLVDDDSEARKRAAEEERLKWQRLRAPQLVLDGGMGNAKAPGAENGGTVGGGAAADEDGNRRFLASAGSAGVEKSVATKNDRIDALVAQGTMIRGELLSAIQSDLPGSVKAITREDTYSFDGRRVLIPSGSTLLGEYRSGLARGQTRVFVVWTRLLRPDGVSVQLGSIGTDDLGRAGAPGFVDEHYVERFGSAIALSVIGGVAQFVSTLGQQSQLNNNQTQNYTYTDPVTGAQTTISSQPNQNLLNARQIGAQQISQSLTRLSEEALRNSINIPPTIYVDQGERIVVFVRRDLDFSAFYPDPVKEALRELKREREAKARR, encoded by the coding sequence ATGCCGACACCGGATGAATATCGAGCGAGGGAGCTCGAAAACGCCGCGCGAAGCGGAGTGGAGCGCTCGTCGAGCACCACAGGGAACTTTGTGAAGGTTGGCGTGCCTGTTGCGGCCATCGCGTTCGTCGGATGGTTAGTCTATTCGTCGCAGCATCAGACGACCAAATCCATGACGACGCCGGAGAAGGAGGATTTCGCGACGACGAAATATCCGGCGCCGTCGATCGACCTTCCCGCCACGGATCTCGGGAAAGTGAGTCTCCCGCCACCTCCGCCCGATCCCCAGACTCCGCCCCCGCCAGTGGCGCCGCCATCGGCCTTGGCGCCTCCTCCTTTTCCAGAGCCGCAGCTAGTGGATGACGATTCCGAGGCGCGCAAGCGCGCTGCGGAAGAAGAGAGGCTCAAATGGCAGCGTCTACGTGCGCCGCAACTGGTTCTCGACGGCGGGATGGGGAATGCGAAAGCGCCAGGGGCGGAGAATGGAGGCACCGTCGGTGGAGGCGCGGCGGCCGACGAGGACGGCAATCGTCGGTTTTTGGCGAGCGCCGGATCGGCCGGCGTCGAAAAGTCGGTCGCGACGAAAAATGATCGAATAGACGCGCTCGTGGCTCAGGGGACGATGATCCGAGGCGAGCTGCTGAGCGCCATCCAGAGCGATCTGCCCGGCTCGGTAAAGGCGATCACGAGGGAGGATACATATTCATTCGACGGAAGGAGAGTGCTCATACCGAGCGGATCGACGCTGCTCGGCGAATATCGCTCTGGTCTAGCTCGGGGACAGACACGCGTTTTTGTCGTTTGGACTCGGCTTCTTCGTCCTGACGGAGTTTCTGTTCAGCTCGGCTCGATCGGCACGGACGACCTTGGTCGAGCGGGCGCCCCGGGATTTGTGGACGAACATTACGTCGAGCGTTTCGGCTCGGCCATCGCGCTCAGCGTCATCGGCGGGGTCGCGCAGTTCGTTTCGACTCTCGGGCAACAAAGCCAGCTGAATAACAATCAAACACAGAATTACACGTACACAGATCCTGTGACCGGCGCCCAGACGACAATCTCGTCCCAGCCCAATCAGAATTTGCTCAACGCACGTCAGATCGGCGCGCAACAGATTTCTCAATCCTTGACCAGGCTGTCGGAAGAGGCCTTGCGCAATTCGATCAACATTCCTCCGACGATCTACGTGGACCAGGGGGAGCGGATCGTAGTCTTCGTGCGAAGAGACCTCGATTTTTCGGCGTTCTACCCGGACCCTGTCAAGGAAGCGCTACGGGAGTTGAAACGTGAACGCGAAGCCAAGGCTCGTCGATAA
- a CDS encoding type IV secretion system protein: MTVLQNCPATNYGSGLLPTILSNVDQTGCNYVQGAFQELARSVTQNGPGGLSVATLMLAAYVIFWGYGIWAGTATGTATDAVFRLFRAFVIYTIATTWSDFTALVYGLFNDGPTAIGNQLLTVGNNFTYSSPNAVVSALENIWNQISKGFQLHWTWSLESFAAALVGLACVVIVALFLAVSLFTIILSKVFLWLLLGLAPIVILLLLFSVTGRYFSGWLNGVAMYATLQLLAYAFLAFYLTVTKPIFDNLQNALNSGMVDWTALAPFFVVGLTGLFLAAQLPSLASTVTGGIPLYAASVGGVWRYAVGYAAGALGGAAGGVYRARLPGRLGESGGWNLSWRDQNIRARHDRIYGRQASDILAKKMDQI; encoded by the coding sequence ATGACGGTCCTTCAAAATTGTCCGGCCACGAATTACGGCTCGGGACTCCTGCCGACGATACTGTCTAACGTCGACCAGACCGGTTGCAACTACGTGCAGGGCGCTTTTCAGGAATTGGCGCGCAGCGTGACACAGAACGGTCCCGGTGGGCTATCCGTAGCCACGCTGATGCTCGCCGCCTATGTGATTTTTTGGGGTTACGGCATATGGGCCGGGACGGCGACCGGAACGGCGACAGATGCGGTCTTCCGGCTGTTTCGAGCATTCGTCATCTACACGATCGCGACGACTTGGAGCGATTTCACCGCTTTGGTCTACGGCCTCTTTAATGACGGCCCGACGGCGATCGGCAATCAGCTCCTGACCGTGGGCAATAATTTCACCTACAGCTCTCCTAACGCCGTGGTGTCGGCTTTGGAGAATATCTGGAACCAGATATCGAAAGGCTTCCAGCTTCATTGGACATGGTCTCTCGAATCCTTCGCGGCGGCTCTCGTCGGGCTCGCCTGCGTCGTCATAGTCGCGCTGTTCCTAGCCGTGTCCCTGTTCACGATCATCTTGTCGAAGGTCTTTTTATGGTTGCTGCTCGGACTTGCTCCGATCGTGATCCTTCTGCTGCTGTTCAGCGTGACGGGACGCTATTTTTCGGGGTGGCTGAACGGCGTGGCCATGTATGCGACCCTTCAATTGCTGGCTTACGCCTTTCTCGCCTTTTATCTCACAGTGACGAAGCCGATCTTCGACAATCTCCAGAACGCGCTGAATAGCGGAATGGTGGATTGGACCGCCTTGGCGCCCTTCTTCGTCGTCGGGCTCACCGGGTTGTTCCTCGCCGCGCAATTGCCGTCGCTGGCGTCGACCGTCACCGGCGGCATACCGCTCTACGCCGCTTCTGTCGGCGGAGTTTGGCGGTACGCTGTTGGATATGCGGCGGGGGCATTGGGTGGCGCCGCGGGTGGGGTGTATCGAGCTCGCTTGCCCGGCCGGCTAGGAGAAAGCGGAGGCTGGAACCTGTCATGGCGCGACCAAAATATTCGCGCGCGACATGATCGCATCTATGGCCGGCAGGCGTCCGACATTCTCGCAAAGAAAATGGACCAGATTTGA
- a CDS encoding type IV secretory system conjugative DNA transfer family protein, with protein sequence MCIAASPSSFFPAGDPHHVSADPRLDDEQAAVAEERHEVLIMLDEFYHLGRMDSLITKITISAGYKFRMAIIIQSLSQLDELYGKAIRASTLAGSQVKLFLAIDDLETANYVSELLGDRTIKVVTPVRRAGQDGSRARRRTFTTKHSLSATRKNCGEMDPREAILVVRSAKPFVLRILRHYEDSPFAKFYARYHEAPMPLPQLERWKDRDMGPLLAGREPRTRNRISDLWRLDQITRSRRSRAMWRSTATMSRLQSRIPMSAPRGRRSVE encoded by the coding sequence TTGTGCATTGCGGCCTCGCCGAGCTCGTTCTTTCCGGCCGGTGATCCGCATCATGTTTCAGCAGATCCACGACTTGATGATGAACAAGCGGCCGTCGCGGAGGAACGGCATGAAGTGTTGATCATGCTGGACGAGTTCTACCACCTCGGCCGCATGGATTCCTTGATAACGAAGATCACGATCTCTGCCGGATATAAATTTCGTATGGCGATCATCATACAGTCGCTGTCGCAGCTCGACGAGCTCTACGGTAAGGCGATCCGCGCGTCGACGCTGGCGGGATCGCAGGTGAAGCTGTTTCTGGCGATCGACGATCTCGAGACGGCGAACTACGTGTCTGAGCTTCTAGGCGATCGAACGATCAAGGTCGTGACGCCAGTGCGACGCGCAGGGCAGGATGGTTCACGAGCTCGACGGAGAACATTCACTACGAAGCACAGCCTCTCCGCAACCCGCAAGAATTGCGGGGAAATGGACCCGCGCGAGGCGATCCTCGTCGTTCGAAGCGCGAAGCCTTTCGTGCTGCGCATTTTGCGTCACTATGAGGACTCGCCGTTTGCGAAGTTCTATGCGCGATACCACGAGGCTCCGATGCCGCTCCCGCAGCTGGAACGGTGGAAGGATCGCGATATGGGGCCGCTTCTCGCCGGGCGAGAACCGAGGACGCGAAACCGGATAAGCGACCTGTGGCGACTGGATCAGATCACGCGCTCCCGGAGGAGTCGGGCTATGTGGCGATCGACGGCGACAATGAGCCGCCTCCAGAGCCGGATTCCGATGTCCGCGCCGCGCGGCCGGCGATCGGTGGAATGA
- the tnpB gene encoding IS66 family insertion sequence element accessory protein TnpB (TnpB, as the term is used for proteins encoded by IS66 family insertion elements, is considered an accessory protein, since TnpC, encoded by a neighboring gene, is a DDE family transposase.) has protein sequence MIPLPAGCRVWIATGHTDMRRGMQGLALQVQEQLKRDPHAGDLYIFRGRRGDLAKILWHDGVGLSLYAKRLDRGKFIWPSANAGAVSISAGQMAYMLEGIDWRNPQLTWRPQSAG, from the coding sequence ATGATCCCTCTGCCGGCGGGCTGCCGGGTCTGGATCGCCACCGGCCACACCGACATGCGGCGCGGCATGCAGGGGCTGGCTCTTCAGGTGCAGGAGCAGTTGAAACGCGACCCGCACGCGGGTGACCTTTACATTTTCCGCGGGCGCCGCGGCGATCTCGCGAAAATCCTCTGGCACGACGGGGTCGGCCTGTCGCTTTACGCCAAGCGGCTCGACCGCGGAAAGTTCATCTGGCCCTCGGCGAACGCGGGCGCGGTGTCGATCTCGGCCGGGCAGATGGCCTATATGCTCGAGGGGATCGATTGGCGGAATCCGCAACTCACCTGGAGGCCACAAAGCGCCGGGTGA
- the virB11 gene encoding P-type DNA transfer ATPase VirB11 has translation MNAKPRLVDNTVDAKTIFLDQALSPIRRWLDDDSIVEIVANGPGVLYVEVMGDSAMRRVECSEATGEWFRHLAERVAGYSAQSVNSEHPLLSAALPGGERFQGVLPPATTDGGGFAIRKQVIKELTLDDYRKMGSFDRAKVSSAHELSAVDVSLCEALDSGRIEDFIRIAVRERYSILLSGGTSSGKTTFLNAILKEIPLDERIITIEDTREVKPLQRNFLPLVASKGDQGQARVTIESLLQAAMRLRPDRIFLGEIRGSEAYSFLSAVNTGHPGSITTIHADSPSGAFERLALLVMQCGLGLRKDEIISYVQSVLPIVIQQSRIGGWRGTSEIYFSRMAAWQGRRGSNAASLGR, from the coding sequence GTGAACGCGAAGCCAAGGCTCGTCGATAACACCGTTGACGCAAAGACCATCTTCCTCGATCAGGCATTGTCGCCAATTAGGCGCTGGCTAGATGACGATTCGATCGTTGAGATCGTCGCCAACGGACCTGGCGTGCTCTATGTCGAAGTGATGGGCGACTCGGCGATGCGCCGTGTCGAATGCAGCGAAGCGACGGGTGAATGGTTTCGACATCTCGCGGAACGTGTCGCCGGCTATTCCGCTCAGAGTGTAAATAGCGAGCACCCGTTGTTGTCTGCGGCGCTTCCGGGCGGGGAGCGGTTTCAAGGCGTGTTGCCGCCGGCGACCACGGACGGGGGCGGCTTTGCGATCCGCAAGCAAGTCATCAAAGAGTTGACGCTGGACGATTACCGTAAGATGGGCTCGTTCGATCGCGCGAAAGTGTCCAGCGCTCATGAATTGTCTGCCGTCGATGTGTCCCTGTGCGAGGCGTTAGACTCGGGGCGCATAGAGGATTTCATTCGCATAGCGGTCCGCGAACGGTATTCGATCCTTTTGTCAGGCGGAACGTCGAGCGGAAAGACAACATTCTTGAATGCAATTTTGAAAGAGATACCCCTCGACGAGAGAATCATTACGATCGAGGACACGCGCGAGGTGAAGCCCTTGCAGCGGAACTTTCTACCTCTCGTCGCTTCGAAAGGCGATCAGGGCCAAGCGCGCGTGACGATCGAGAGCCTTTTGCAAGCGGCAATGCGTTTGCGGCCAGATCGGATTTTTCTGGGCGAAATTCGTGGGTCGGAGGCGTATTCCTTTTTGAGCGCAGTGAACACGGGTCATCCCGGATCGATCACTACGATCCATGCGGACAGTCCATCAGGGGCCTTCGAACGATTGGCGCTGTTGGTGATGCAATGCGGTCTCGGGCTGCGGAAAGACGAGATCATATCCTACGTCCAATCTGTCTTGCCGATCGTTATCCAGCAAAGCCGGATTGGTGGCTGGCGCGGCACGTCGGAAATCTATTTTTCTCGAATGGCCGCGTGGCAAGGACGGAGGGGGTCGAATGCTGCGAGTTTGGGCCGATAG
- the tnpA gene encoding IS66-like element accessory protein TnpA translates to MSRNDDDPPALRRRSWSLEEKRRIVDESLEVEASIAEVARRHDLNTNQLFTWRRQFGVVPTAPQDLAPILPVTITSDTTTECSPPGPTGQMEIVLAEGDRILVWADVETAALSRVVKALRR, encoded by the coding sequence ATGTCGCGCAATGATGATGATCCCCCAGCTCTCCGGCGCCGATCATGGTCTCTCGAAGAGAAGCGCCGGATCGTCGACGAGAGCCTCGAGGTTGAAGCTTCGATCGCCGAGGTCGCGCGGCGGCACGACCTCAACACCAACCAACTCTTCACCTGGCGTCGGCAGTTCGGCGTCGTCCCGACCGCGCCGCAGGATCTCGCGCCGATCCTGCCCGTCACGATCACGTCGGACACGACGACAGAATGTTCCCCTCCAGGGCCGACCGGCCAGATGGAGATCGTTCTCGCCGAGGGGGATCGGATCCTCGTGTGGGCCGATGTCGAGACCGCCGCGCTGTCGCGGGTCGTGAAGGCGCTGCGTCGATGA
- a CDS encoding type IV secretory system conjugative DNA transfer family protein, producing the protein MAPAKHKGDASFGTVLDAAKRRMTGKRGIILGVLNGGFIRNADPAHLLIVGPTRSGKGTGFILPNGYDHDGSFVFWDVKRENFDILSRFLRDKGVKVFLFSPGSASTHRYNPLDFIRRDENMPTDCMVVAGFLVPERADDTWSGSARMLLSTLIGYVLTSPNCEGSRHLRGVARMTTTGKDVSSLLARLVKSEGPLLPRWIVDGFNQYVALEPETRNSAVFNVNMAMNPWNNPLVSASTATSDFDLREFRQQRMAVFVHCGLAELVLSGR; encoded by the coding sequence ATGGCGCCGGCGAAGCACAAAGGGGATGCGAGCTTCGGCACAGTGCTGGATGCAGCGAAGCGGCGGATGACAGGAAAGCGCGGAATTATATTGGGCGTGCTGAACGGCGGGTTCATTCGAAACGCCGATCCGGCGCATCTTCTGATTGTCGGACCGACGCGTTCCGGCAAGGGCACCGGGTTCATTCTTCCAAACGGCTACGACCATGACGGCTCGTTCGTATTTTGGGACGTGAAAAGGGAAAACTTCGATATTTTGTCCCGGTTCCTTCGCGACAAAGGCGTGAAGGTGTTTCTGTTTTCGCCCGGTTCGGCGAGCACGCATCGGTACAATCCGCTCGATTTCATCCGGCGTGATGAAAACATGCCGACCGACTGCATGGTGGTCGCGGGATTTCTCGTTCCCGAGCGTGCTGACGACACATGGTCGGGCTCTGCTCGTATGCTGCTGTCGACTTTGATCGGTTATGTATTGACTTCCCCGAATTGCGAAGGCTCACGTCACCTCCGGGGCGTCGCGAGGATGACGACGACGGGCAAGGACGTTTCGAGTCTGCTCGCACGGTTGGTGAAGAGCGAAGGCCCCTTGTTGCCGCGCTGGATCGTCGATGGGTTCAATCAATATGTCGCGCTCGAGCCGGAGACGCGCAACAGCGCCGTGTTCAACGTGAACATGGCGATGAACCCGTGGAACAATCCTCTCGTTTCCGCGTCGACGGCAACTTCGGATTTTGATCTGCGCGAGTTCCGTCAGCAGAGGATGGCGGTCTTTGTGCATTGCGGCCTCGCCGAGCTCGTTCTTTCCGGCCGGTGA